A genomic window from Cicer arietinum cultivar CDC Frontier isolate Library 1 unplaced genomic scaffold, Cicar.CDCFrontier_v2.0 Ca_scaffold_2307_v2.0, whole genome shotgun sequence includes:
- the LOC101510700 gene encoding uncharacterized protein, whose amino-acid sequence MPKFLQGDQIDLRTWQEIPVTWFTLCFDFKQFQDQDPYFIFNQSPQHELKVGLSIQVVRPIIQHPRPGRWLLQIQVPLILTQLGLIDSQPS is encoded by the exons ATGCCGAAGTTTTTGCAGGGTGATCAAATTGACTTAAGAACCTGG CAAGAAATACCTGTGACCTGGTTCACGCTTTGTTTTGACTTCAAGCAGTTCCAAGATCAGGATCcgtattttattttcaatcaatctCCTCAGCATGAATTAAAAGTGGGTCTTTCGATACAAGTGGTAAGACCTATCATTCAGCATCCAAGACCTGGCCGATGGCTACTTCAAATTCAAGTGCCACTTATCTTAACACAACTCGGGCTAATCGACTCCCAGCCTAGCTAG
- the LOC113785063 gene encoding ATP synthase protein MI25-like, which translates to MIISILGIRGILLNRRNIPIMSMPIESMLLAVNSNFLVFSVSSDDMMGQSFASLVSTVAAAESAIGLAIFVRTFRVRGTIAVELINSIQGSGPLSLGEFSSRNMQARKMLFAAIPSICALSSNKISIYNEEMIVARCFIGFIIFSRKSLGNTFKVTLDGRIQAIQEESQQFPNPNEVVPPESNEQQRLLRISLRICGTVVESLPMERCAPKCEKTVQALLCRNLNVKSATLPNATSSRRIRLQDDLGTKFHLLVRRRFSPLCISKAEKIELIRESLVVLRMVRVGGSLKNK; encoded by the exons ATGATCATCTCTATTTTAGGTATTCGGGGAATCCTCCTTAATAGACGAAATATTCCTATTATGTCAATGCCAATTGAATCAATGTTATTAGCTGTGAATTCGAACTTTTTGGTATTTTCCGTTTCTTCGGATGATATGATGGGTCAATCATTTGCTTCATTGGTTTCAACGGTGGCAGCTGCGGAATCCGCTATTGGGTTAGCCATTTTCGTTAGAACTTTCCGAGTCCGAGGGACTATTGCTGTAGAATTGATTAATAGCATTCAAG GGTCGGGGCCTTTATCGCTGGGCGA ATTTAGTTCCAGGAATATGCAAGCTAGAAAGATGCTATTTGCTGCTATTCCATCTATTTGTGCATTAAGTTCGAATAAGATATCAATCTATAATGAAGAAATGATAGTAGCTCGTTGTTTTATAGGCTTCATCATATTCAGTCGGAAGAGTTTAGGTAATACTTTCAAAGTGACTCTCGACGGGAGAATCCAGGCTATTCAGGAAGAATCGCAGCAATTCCCCAATCCTAACGAAGTCGTTCCTCCGGAATCTAATGAACAACAACGATTACTTAGGATCAGTTTGCGAATTTGTGGCACCGTAGTTGAATCATTACCAATGGAACGCTGTGCGCCTAAGTGCGAAAAGACAGTGCAAGCTTTGTTATGCCGAAACCTAAATGTTAAGTCAGCAACACTTCCAAATGCCACTTCTTCCCGTCGCATCCGTCTTCAGGACGATCTAGGCACAAAGTTTCACTTATTAGTTAGGAGGAGATTTAGCCCCCTGTGTATCTCGAAAGCAGAAAAAATAGAACTCATTCGAGAGAGCTTGGTGGTCTTAAGAATGGTTCGGGTGGGGGGTTCTCTTAAGAATAAATAA